A region of Drosophila mauritiana strain mau12 chromosome 3L, ASM438214v1, whole genome shotgun sequence DNA encodes the following proteins:
- the LOC117139661 gene encoding augmin complex subunit msd5 → METNVDFSSISTKLYRKYAQHVRNLKDVCVSKTVMKPGAFFDSLQQMMEEEAAATTPPRDLSSVADYAELFKTLEEYPANLQKIHKKRDLQRTNSTLLRGADESVAMGINTSNVSLSLTRLEEQRSAVDVYNDFKGFQRKLAKIYDEAAALDTTESIYKQKLTQLHGFAQQLEKLMPTGGESPPDAFTSEQQEKLLTIAANMEQLNYLRSNSLQLPNPDEILATGSLAARLEMFVEVLTYTLLQVSSYNMAMI, encoded by the coding sequence atggaaactaATGTAGATTTCAGCAGCATTTCAACCAAGTTGTACAGAAAGTACGCGCAACATGTGAGGAACCTAAAGGACGTGTGCGTATCGAAGACGGTGATGAAACCGGGGGCCTTCTTCGACAGCCTGCAGCAGATgatggaggaggaggcggcaGCCACCACGCCCCCGAGGGATCTGAGCTCGGTAGCCGACTATGCGGAGCTCTTCAAGACCTTAGAGGAGTACCCGGCCAACCTGCAAAAGATTCACAAGAAGCGGGATCTGCAACGTACCAACTCAACGCTCCTGCGAGGAGCAGACGAGTCGGTGGCCATGGGTATCAACACATCCAACGTTTCGCTTAGTCTGACGCGTCTGGAGGAGCAGCGCAGCGCCGTGGACGTGTACAATGACTTTAAGGGTTTTCAGCGAAAGCTGGCCAAGATCTACGACGAGGCAGCCGCTCTGGACACCACAGAATCCATATACAAGCAGAAGCTGACGCAGCTCCATGGGTTTGCGCAGCAGCTGGAAAAGCTCATGCCAACCGGCGGTGAGTCTCCGCCAGATGCTTTTACATCCGAGCAACAGGAGAAGCTTCTGACCATAGCCGCCAATATGGAGCAGCTCAACTACCTGCGCTCCAATAGCCTCCAGCTGCCCAATCCGGATGAGATACTGGCCACCGGGAGTTTAGCCGCCCGCCTGGAGATGTTCGTTGAGGTGCTT